Below is a genomic region from Salvelinus sp. IW2-2015 unplaced genomic scaffold, ASM291031v2 Un_scaffold3615, whole genome shotgun sequence.
NNNNNNNNNNNNNNNNNNNNNNNNNNNNNNNNNNNNNNNNNNNNNNNNNNNNNNNNNNNNNNNNNNNNNNNNNNNNNNNNNNNNNNNNNNNNNNNNNNNNNNNNNNNNNNNNNNNNNNNNNNNNNNNNNNNNNNNNNNNNNNNNNNNNNNNNNNNNNNNNNNNNNNNNNNNNNNNNNNNNNNNNNNNNNNNNNNNNNNNNNNNNNNNNNNNNNNNNNNNNNNNNNNNNNNNNNNNNNNNNNNNNNNNNNNNNNNNNNNNNNNNNNNNNNNNNNNNNNNNNNNNNNNNNNNNNNNNNNNNNNNNNNNNNNNNNNNNNNNNNNNNNNNNNNNNNNNNNNNNNNNNNNNNNNNNNNNNNNNNNNNNNNNNNNNNNNNNNNNNNNNNNNNNNNNNNNNNNNNNNNNNNNNNNNNNNNNNNNNNNNNNNNNNNNNNNNNNNNNNNNNNNNNNNNNNNNNNNNNNNNNNNNNNNNNNNNNNNNNNNNNNNNNNNNNNNNNNNNNNNNNNNNNNNNNNNNNNNNNNNNNNNNNNNNNNNNNNNNNNNNNNNNNNNNNNNNNNNNNNNNNNNNNNNNNNNNNNNNNNNNNNNNNNNNNNNNNNNNNNNNNNNNNNNNNNNNNNNNNNNNNNNNNNNNNNNNNNNNNNNNNNNNNNNNNNNNNNNNNNNNNNNNNNNNNNNNNNNNNNNNNNNNNNNNNNNNNNNNNNNNNNNNNNNNNNNNNNNNNNNNNNNNNNNNNNNNNNNNNNNNNNNNNNNNNNNNNNNNNNNNNNNNNNNNNNNNNNNNNNNNNNNNNNNNNNNNNNNNNNNNNNNNNNNNNNNNNNNNNNNNNNNNNNNNNNNNNNNNNNNNNNNNNNNNNNNNNNNNNNNNNNNNNNNNNNNNNNNNNNNNNNNNNNNNNNNNNNNNNNNNNNNNNNNNNNNNNNNNNNNNNNNNNNNNNNNNNNNNNNNNNNNNNNNNNNNNNNNNNNNNNNNNNNNNNNNNNNNNNNNNNNNNNNNNNNNNNNNNNNNNNNNNNNNNNNNNNNNNNNNNNNNNNNNNNNNNNNNNNNNNNNNNNNNNNNNNNNNNNNNNNNNNNNNNNNNNNNNNNNNNNNNNNNNNNNNNNNNNNNNNNNNNNNNNNNNNNNNNNNNNNNNNNNNNNNNNNNNNNNNNNNNNNNNNNNNNNNNNNNNNNNNNNNNNNNNNNNNNNNNNNNNNNNNNNNNNNNNNNNNNNNNNNNNNNNNNNNNNNNNNNNNNNNNNNNNNNNNNNNNNNNNNNNNNNNNNNNNNNNNNNNNNNNNNNNNNNNNNNNNNNNNNNNNNNNNNNNNNNNNNNNNNNNNNNNNNNNNNNNNNNNNNNNNNNNNNNNNNNNNNNNNNNNNNNNNNNNNNNNNNNNNNNNNNNNNNNNNNNNNNNNNNNNNNNNNNNNNNNNNNNNNNNNNNNNNNNNNNNNNNNNNNNNNNNNNNNNNNNNNNNNNNNNNNNNNNNNNNNNNNNNNNNNNNNNNNNNNNNNNNNNNNNNNNNNNNNNNNNNNNNNNNNNNNNNNNNNNNNNNNNNNNNNNNNNNNNNNNNNNNNNNNNNNNNNNNNNNNNNNNNNNNNNNNNNNNNNNNNNNNNNNNNNNNNNNNNNNNNNNNNNNNNNNNNNNNNNNNNNNNNNNNNNNNNNNNNNNNNNNNNNNNNNNNNNNNNNNNNNNNNNNNNNNNNNNNNNNNNNNNNNNNNNNNNNNNNNNNNNNNNNNNNNNNNNNNNNNNNNNNNNNNNNNNNNNNNNNNNNNNNNNNNNNNNNNNNNNNNNNNNNNNNNNNNNNNNNNNNNNNNNNNNNNNNNNNNNNNNNNNNNNNNNNNNNNNNNNNNNNNNNNNNNNNNNNNNNNNNNNNNNNNNNNNNNNNNNNNNNNNNNNNNNNNNNNNNNNNNNNNNNNNNNTACGGAGGGTGGTGCTCATCAACGAGTTCCTCAGCTACGGAGGGTGGTGCTCATCAACGAGTTCCTCAGCTACGGAGGGTGGTGCTCATCAACGAATTTAACGGAAATTCTGAAGTAGGACTAATATCTAGGCAACAGCTCAGCAGTTGCTTGGTTCACAGCGCGCACGGCACAGGTTACTCACCCCCAGGAATGTCAAAAcaggagggaaagaaaggggTACTTCTGTAAAGGTTTGCATAACAAGACTAACAgtagtgtgggggctgtgctttggcaaagtgggtggggttatatcctgcctggttggccctgtccgggggtatcgtcggacggggccacagtgtcctccGACCCcgatcctgtctcagcctccagtaattatgttGCAATaatttatgtgttggggggctagggtcagtctgttatatctggagtatttctcctgtcttatcgctgtcctgtatgaatttaagtatgctctctctaattctctcaggacctgagccctaggaccatgcctcaggactacctggcctgatgactccttgctgtccccagtccacctggccgtgctgctgctacagtttcaactgtttggcctgcggctatggaaccctgacctgttcactggacgtgctacctgtccaagacctgctgttttcaactctctctctctaccgcacctgctgtctctaactctgaatgatcggctatgaaaagccaactgacatttactcctgaggtgctgacctgttgcaccctcgacaaccactgtgattattattatttgaccctgctggtcatctatgaacgtttgaacatcttggccatgttctgttataatctccacacggcacagccagaagaggactggccacccctcagagcctggttcctctctaggtttcttcctaggttctgggcctttccagggagtttttcctagccaccgtgcttctatacctgcattgcttgctgtttggggttttaggctaggtttctgtccagcactttgtgacatcagctgatgtaagaaggactttataaatacatttgattgaatgatTGATGAACAACTTTTTAGTTAGTTATAGGCATTaagttcatttttttttaaactagcctTGTTTTATCCAAGCAGGTAaaaccccactgggcacaaactggtttaatcaacgttgtttcaacaacgtattgtgacgtggaatctttgtggaaaatacattggatttgaaaaaagcaaTCAACTGTTGTTTTTGAGGGTGGAATTCCAACCACGGGATTATGTCATCATTCTAACCAATTTTCAACACAGACAAACcttttgtataaaatatgttgaatttttacctttgaaacaacatcagattttcaacattatGTATCTATATTATCCACAATCAGAAGAAAAATTACTTCAGGCTGGgtagcacctcctactggacagttgatctatctacagcacctcctactggacagttgatctatctacagcacctcctactggagagttgatctatctacagcacctcctactggagatgATCTGTCTACAGCCTACAGATATCCTACCCTACTGGACAGTTGATCTGTCTACAgcactcctactggagagttgatcttatctacagcacctcctactggagagttgatctatctacagcacctcctactggacagttgatctgtctacagcaacctcctactggagagttgatctatctacagcacctcctactggacagttgatctatctacagcacctcctactggagagttgatctatctacagcaccccCTACTGTGacagttgatctatctacagacctcctactggagagttgatctatctacagcacctcctacttggagagttgatctatctacagcaccccCTACTGGACAGTTcatgtatctacagcacctcctactggagagttgatctacctacagcacctcctactggagagttagtgtatctacagcacctcctactggaagagttgatctatctacagcacccctactggagagttgatctattacagcacctcctactggagagttgatctatctacagcacctcctactggagagttggtCTGTCTACAgcactcctactggagagttgatctacctacagcacctcctactggagagttgatctatctacagcacctcctactggagagttgatctatctacagcacctcctactggagagttggtctgtctacagcacctcctactggagagttgatctacctacagcacctcctactggagagttgatctatctacagcacctcctactggagagttgatctatctacagcacctcctactggagagttgatctatctacagcacctcctactggagagtgatgtatctacagcacctcctactggagagttgatgtacctacagcacctcctactggagagttgatctacctATAGCACCTCCTACTGTGAGAGTTGaatgtatctacagcacctcctactggagagttgatctattacagcacctcctactggagagttgatctatctacagcacctcctactggagagttgatgtactacgcacctcctactggagagtttgatgtatctacagcacctcctactggagagttgatgtatctacagcacctcctactggagagtgatgtacctacagcacctcctactggagagttgatctaccttatagcacctcctactggatagttgatgtatctacagcacctcctactggagagttgatctattacagcacctcctactggagagttgaatcttatctacagcacctcctactgggagagttgatctatctaccatcaacctcctactggagagttgatttCTACAGCAGCCTCCTACTGGAGAGGTTGATCtagtctacagcacctcctactgggaTGTTGATCTATCtaacagcacctcctactggagagttgatctatctacagcacctcctactggagagttgatctatctacagcacctcctactggagagttgatctaactacagcacctcctactggagagttgatctacctacagcacctcctactggaaatTTGATCTACCTATAGCTATTCaattggtctcccatccagagtTTTAACCAAGCTTTAAAATGTGTCACTGACTTCAACCAATGTGCTAACGATCATTGTGACAACGATCATTGAGAGAGATCACTTAATAACTAAATCTATTCATTGTTGCTAGCAAAGTCATTTCAATGGGTATatttttaacagagcaaatgaaattcTCTGAGAGAATGTTTGaatttttaaagcacatttcttgctattctacacattttgccatgaggccgGGAGAACATTTATCAGTTTACAGCTGATTTCCTGTAAttttaaacattttgccatgaggcccGGAGAACATTTATCAGTTTACAGCTGATTTCCTGTAAttttaaacattttgccatgaggccgGGAGAACATTTATCAGTTTACAGCTGATTTCCTGTAAttttaaacattttgccatgaggccgGGAGAACATTCATCAGTTTTACAGCTCATTTCCTGTCATTCTAAACATTTTGGCAATTGGCGTATGacctgttcatatgctatctggggaaAGGGTGGGGGCCGACCGACCTCCaggtttttgtattttattattttgggtTGGGGGCCCCCAGAGGCCGTGGGGCCACCCGCATTACAGGGGCTGCTAGGGTGTGTTGTACACCATTGAACCACGTTGAAATGAGGTGCTGTGCCCAGTGGATTAGCCTATAATAACAAAGACAGGTTGCATAAAATATAGCTCAAGTTCTTACTTGGATAGTTTGGCTCTGGTGACTCGGGTCCCCTGACACTGGCCCCCCGACCAGCTTGCAATACAAGTCGTGTATCGACCTTCCATTGTCCCCCTCTCCGCAGGTCGCCGTCGCCGTGATTTTGGTCCCTTCCGCCAGGTTAAAATAAGGTGGATGCAGGTTGTAGCCATTCACCCCGTTGGTGGGCAGTTCCTGGTCCTGCGCCGAGAGGCCGCAGATTAGGGGGTATAACAGCAGCAACGCAAACTGTGTAGGGCCGCCAGCCGCCGGGGATACAGTCCCCAACACCAGTCCCCTCGCCATCTTCACCTGTCGGCGCTCTAACTCTGCGGTTCGTTAGATAAATGGGCGACTAGGCTACAACGGACAAACTAATAGAAATGTTCAAGAAAAGAACAGGCGAGATTATAATCTTACTGTGTTGTTACAAAGTAGGCTACCATCGGAGGTATAGCAATATAACAAACGATATAAATTAGAGTTGAACTCCGAATCGTTGCGCGGTGAAGAAGTGCAGAACAGTCGATGCgctctgctgttgctgttgcGGCTGTGTATCTCTCGCTCGGGCGGGCACCTAACTATCtgtgctctgttctctctccctcccctaaccctctcaattcaattccctctctctttctgcccttaGTGGCTGAACGAGGTAGCTCAGCGCAAAGGTTGACtgactcaaataaaataaaagtgtatTGGGTCGCGTACACAGATGTTATAGCGGTTGCAGCGAAAAGCTCCCCAACGGTGcagtaaaatgtaaatatacacaaataataataaagaaaaaaatataaaacaagaaatcaagaatGTCAGAACGAATAACCTAAATAACACTGTACCAGTTAATCCAAATGAATCCTATGGATATATAGGTCCTGTACCCAAAAATACAAGTAAGGTTTGAAATTGTtacgttttagtcaaacattatacagttgaagacagaagtttacatacacttaggttggattcattaaaaatcgtttttcaaccactccacaaatttcttgttaacaaacgatagttatggcaagtcggttaggacatctactttgtgcatgacacaagtcatttttccaaaaattgtttacagacagattatttcacttataattcactgtatcacaattccagtgggtcagaggtttacatacactaagttgactgtgcctttaaacagcttggaaaatttcagaaaattatgtcatggctttagatgcttctgataggccaattgacataatttgagtcaattgaaggtgtacctgtggatgtatttcaaggcctacattcaaactcagtgcctctttgcttgacatcatggNNNNNNNNNNNNNNNNNNNNNNNNNNNNNNNNNNNNNNNNNNNNNNNNNNNNNNNNNNNNNNNNNNNNNNNNNNNNNNNNNNNNNNNNNNNNNNNNNNNNNNNNNNNNNNNNNNNNNNNNNNNNNNNNNNNNNNNNNNNNNNNNNNNNNNNNNNNNNNNNNNNNNNNNNNNNNNNNNNNNNNNNNNNNNNNNNNNNNNNNNNNNNNNNNNNNNNNNNNNNNNNNNNNNNNNNNNNNNNNNNNNNNNNNNNNNNNNNNNNNNNNNNNNNNNNNNNNNNNNNNNNNNNNNNNNNNNNNNNNNNNNNNNNNNNNNNNNNNNNNNNNNNN
It encodes:
- the LOC112076189 gene encoding laminin subunit alpha-5-like; amino-acid sequence: MARGLVLGTVSPAAGGPTQFALLLLYPLICGLSAQDQELPTNGVNGYNLHPPYFNLAEGTKITATATCGEGDNGRSIHDLYCKLVGGPVSGDPSHQSQTIQGQYCDTCAMGDSDRAHPITNAIDGTERWWQSPPLSRSTEFNEVNVTLDLGQ